The following proteins come from a genomic window of Pyxidicoccus sp. MSG2:
- a CDS encoding metallophosphoesterase family protein yields MGAVNDTRDARIHAAFARAAEAVAKGPHSTPADGRPRRRRLVMGDPQADLDRVLAILAHHDVLGDDGRLRPDVLLVSVGDHFDWGKPYEREAGAISALSLLAWLATHPADQAVMILGNHDLGRVGELAGFTDATFAAAQEEADRAYQGGHTDETAERAFLARWPRVPTAELVARDFGNFREAQRAWVEHLLRVRRFRTAYAAGPGLLVLHAGVTHEDLDVTGLPQARRADAGAVADALNGTVDAAVAAWTGGPLSVPGLHHPGDAATGEGVGIFYHRPSLKPEDAERVRGTPRRRFDPRRLPAGLTQVVGHTRDKRNRELLGVSTAQARDGVVRHLVTDGTRVDYAHGAPPPPTPEAAMLVFTDGGMRECPPRDYELFDLDTRAAAR; encoded by the coding sequence ATGGGCGCCGTGAACGACACGCGCGACGCCCGCATCCACGCAGCCTTCGCCAGAGCCGCGGAGGCCGTGGCGAAGGGCCCCCACTCCACTCCCGCGGACGGACGGCCCCGGAGGCGGAGGCTCGTCATGGGGGACCCGCAGGCGGACCTGGACCGCGTGCTGGCCATCCTCGCGCACCACGACGTGCTGGGAGACGACGGCCGGCTGCGGCCCGACGTGTTGCTCGTGTCGGTGGGCGACCACTTCGACTGGGGCAAGCCGTATGAGCGCGAGGCAGGGGCCATCAGCGCCCTGTCCCTGCTGGCGTGGCTGGCCACGCACCCGGCGGACCAGGCGGTGATGATTCTGGGCAACCATGACCTCGGCCGCGTGGGCGAGCTGGCGGGCTTCACGGACGCCACCTTCGCCGCCGCGCAGGAGGAGGCGGACCGGGCCTACCAGGGCGGCCACACCGACGAGACGGCGGAGCGCGCGTTCCTCGCCCGCTGGCCGCGAGTGCCCACGGCCGAACTGGTGGCTCGCGACTTCGGCAACTTCCGCGAGGCGCAGCGCGCGTGGGTGGAGCACCTGCTGCGCGTGCGGCGCTTCCGCACGGCGTACGCGGCCGGGCCGGGACTGCTGGTGCTGCACGCGGGCGTCACCCACGAGGACCTGGACGTGACGGGCCTGCCGCAAGCGCGACGGGCGGACGCGGGCGCGGTGGCGGACGCGCTGAACGGGACGGTGGATGCGGCGGTGGCGGCGTGGACGGGAGGGCCCCTGTCCGTGCCGGGCCTGCACCATCCCGGCGACGCGGCCACCGGCGAGGGCGTGGGCATCTTCTACCACCGCCCCAGCCTGAAGCCGGAGGACGCCGAGCGCGTGCGGGGGACGCCTCGCCGGCGCTTCGACCCGAGGCGGCTCCCCGCCGGACTGACACAGGTGGTGGGGCACACGCGCGACAAGCGCAACCGCGAGCTGCTGGGCGTCTCCACCGCCCAGGCGCGCGACGGCGTGGTGCGCCACCTCGTCACGGATGGGACGCGCGTGGACTACGCGCACGGCGCACCGCCACCACCGACGCCGGAGGCGGCGATGCTCGTGTTCACCGACGGCGGCATGCGCGAGTGCCCGCCCAGGGACTACGAGCTGTTCGACCTGGACACCCGCGCCGCCGCGCGCTGA
- a CDS encoding helix-turn-helix transcriptional regulator, whose amino-acid sequence MIRLNSEEQGLLADLEVLVAEAEPSAESLPSVLGALREVMKAERAIAYGVDVGPDRNNASYSHSQGFSLSAATVHGLLDGSISAVGDPWGWFDPARPEPAQRNRALHFRSLAQTEAQRMPLPDLPAGEVGRRLGLSEGELEAVRERALTRSGAVFRQLGVENMAWLRTLVCEGPALLGWVGLGREEPFTEREQRLLQALTPALQRRLTMEARLRESGLMSTALEVAMEALGRAAWVVSSSGRVVHANAAGRIRLERGEPELMEQLKHGAQGVPCSGPLTLTPLRTPGLPSHYLAIDTGTASSAAARVHALSARWSLTARESEVLTHIVQGETNKSIAARLGCAERTVEVHVTHLLSKAQVESRSALIARFFQSS is encoded by the coding sequence TTGATCCGTTTGAATTCCGAGGAGCAGGGCCTGCTGGCGGACCTTGAGGTCCTGGTCGCGGAGGCCGAACCCAGCGCGGAGTCTCTCCCGTCGGTGCTGGGAGCCCTGCGCGAGGTGATGAAGGCCGAGCGCGCGATTGCGTACGGGGTGGACGTAGGCCCCGACCGCAACAACGCCAGCTACTCGCACAGCCAGGGGTTCTCCCTGTCGGCGGCGACCGTCCACGGGCTGCTCGACGGCTCCATCTCCGCGGTGGGTGACCCGTGGGGTTGGTTCGATCCGGCCCGCCCCGAGCCGGCGCAGCGCAACCGCGCGCTGCACTTCCGCTCGCTGGCGCAGACGGAGGCGCAGCGGATGCCGCTGCCCGACCTGCCCGCGGGTGAGGTGGGGCGCCGGCTGGGCCTGAGCGAAGGCGAGCTGGAGGCGGTGCGTGAGCGCGCGCTCACCCGCTCCGGCGCGGTGTTCCGGCAGCTCGGCGTGGAGAACATGGCCTGGCTGCGCACGCTGGTGTGCGAGGGCCCGGCCCTGCTCGGCTGGGTGGGCCTGGGCCGCGAGGAGCCCTTCACGGAGCGCGAGCAGCGGCTGCTCCAGGCGCTGACGCCGGCCCTGCAGCGGCGGCTGACGATGGAGGCCCGGCTGCGCGAGTCGGGGCTGATGTCCACCGCGCTGGAGGTGGCGATGGAGGCGCTCGGGCGCGCGGCCTGGGTGGTCAGCTCCAGCGGCCGCGTGGTGCACGCCAACGCCGCCGGGCGCATCCGGCTGGAGCGCGGCGAGCCGGAGTTGATGGAGCAGCTCAAGCACGGCGCCCAGGGCGTTCCCTGCTCCGGCCCGCTGACGCTCACCCCGCTGCGCACTCCGGGCCTGCCGTCGCACTACCTGGCCATCGACACCGGCACCGCGTCCAGCGCCGCCGCGCGCGTGCATGCGCTGTCCGCGCGCTGGTCGCTCACGGCGCGCGAGTCGGAGGTGCTCACCCACATCGTCCAGGGCGAGACGAACAAGTCCATCGCCGCGCGGCTGGGCTGCGCGGAGCGCACGGTGGAGGTCCACGTCACCCACCTGCTGAGCAAGGCGCAGGTGGAAAGCCGTTCGGCGCTCATCGCCCGCTTCTTCCAGTCCTCCTGA
- a CDS encoding DUF4105 domain-containing protein, protein MRRHSAWVLGLVCALPVTAVGTSSGRLEQMDGSGMVLERPSPVPPELPVNAEENLSTRVRALELAGVVLRGAAARDAALVAEVEAGLQALPPAMRRLPGGPLELVLHEQSAPLGLGDGTPERPDWTEGRARFHLYRYAPSNEHRATLRLSRLTDAESEQLWRRRAVVHAVVQRWDDERGWSGTPLWRRLSGWQKPFERPLVWKEEARLTYAGAFSRALGQRSASLDLVTFAEELLIPAESLRADAVPVDDQVRCQEFSKARALSELVESSGLGTLTPRGSCPAFDAWAELESLSHFEVLLVASTGRQPESLFGHMLLRPVWREGAVPRGPNFERVVQLVALTGMESKGLGYLVKGMTGGYDTVFLTGTMGDLSHEALELEQRSIRRFRLRLTRGEEARMLERVWELERRGYMGYYFFTDNCASALLFLLNGAMEGGRQVRAPGTFWVLPTATLDALARVEVVGQDGRAGPLLEHIPDAFESTGDRAVRAHAAREDALSALAGHVGTAEYARLRELHANLQSPEPDVRRAAYDALPDVVRALLASAPPQEHAKVREQLHAYVAHAVRVERAAVDRAEGERLRIEREQLLAVRVPVPGSAAAGVRERQRIFENEDALQRKLAVLDRTTLLQEALATAPRRLATPEELRILVRAERTEAAFTRATEVQGALNDGVLAEVDPVAFLGEDRRRKVEAETAWADTALRDSGAGRTVVSMGVDFPRVGGARPVVSLRTAGMAEALGDARLHGFQPSSELRVLDGELSLEPRWGVPRLVASELTLVGYRTLLRELPQFRESAWDSLGWGAEARVTSDPARSLPHRASVQAEALMVLDESARFSSFTAVGVGGMATMHWSQDVLTPAAGPRLSVAHRTGLPGSGANAVRLEAAYAPTWRVGDAHVTHEAGASLQVEWWLGRAGPFGVLLTPRARVRWEGTSRSPSTWLDGFSERRLALGLEMR, encoded by the coding sequence TTGAGGCGCCATTCGGCCTGGGTGCTCGGCCTGGTCTGCGCGCTGCCGGTGACGGCGGTGGGCACGTCTTCCGGACGCCTGGAGCAGATGGACGGCTCCGGCATGGTCCTGGAGCGTCCGAGCCCGGTACCGCCGGAGCTGCCCGTCAATGCGGAGGAGAACCTCTCCACGCGGGTGCGCGCCCTGGAGCTCGCCGGCGTGGTGCTGCGAGGCGCGGCGGCGCGGGACGCGGCGCTGGTGGCCGAGGTGGAGGCGGGACTCCAGGCACTGCCGCCCGCGATGCGCCGGCTCCCCGGAGGCCCGTTGGAGTTGGTGCTGCACGAGCAGTCCGCACCGCTGGGGCTCGGTGACGGCACACCGGAGCGGCCCGACTGGACGGAGGGAAGGGCCCGCTTCCACCTCTACCGGTACGCACCGTCCAACGAGCACCGCGCCACGCTGCGACTGTCCCGGCTGACGGACGCGGAGTCGGAGCAACTGTGGCGCCGCCGCGCGGTGGTGCACGCGGTGGTGCAGCGCTGGGACGACGAGCGCGGCTGGAGCGGCACGCCGCTGTGGCGCCGGCTGTCGGGCTGGCAGAAGCCCTTCGAGCGGCCGCTGGTGTGGAAGGAGGAGGCGCGCCTCACCTACGCCGGAGCCTTCAGCCGCGCCCTGGGACAGCGGAGCGCCTCGCTGGACCTCGTCACCTTCGCGGAAGAGCTGCTCATCCCCGCCGAGTCGCTGCGCGCCGACGCGGTGCCGGTGGACGACCAGGTCCGCTGCCAGGAGTTCTCCAAGGCGCGCGCGCTGTCGGAGCTGGTGGAGTCCTCCGGCCTGGGCACGCTGACGCCGCGAGGAAGCTGCCCGGCCTTCGACGCCTGGGCGGAGCTGGAGTCCCTGTCCCACTTCGAGGTGCTGCTGGTGGCGTCCACCGGGCGCCAGCCGGAGTCCCTCTTCGGCCACATGTTGCTGCGCCCGGTGTGGCGCGAGGGCGCGGTACCGCGCGGCCCCAACTTCGAGCGCGTGGTGCAGTTGGTGGCGCTCACCGGCATGGAGTCCAAGGGACTGGGCTACCTGGTGAAGGGGATGACGGGCGGCTACGACACCGTCTTCCTCACGGGGACGATGGGCGACCTGTCCCACGAGGCGCTGGAGTTGGAGCAGCGCTCCATCCGCCGCTTCCGCCTGCGCCTCACGCGCGGCGAGGAGGCGCGGATGTTGGAGCGCGTCTGGGAGCTCGAGCGCCGCGGCTACATGGGCTACTACTTCTTCACCGACAACTGTGCGAGCGCGCTCCTCTTCCTCCTCAACGGAGCGATGGAGGGCGGGCGGCAGGTGCGCGCGCCCGGCACGTTCTGGGTGCTGCCCACGGCCACGCTGGACGCCCTGGCCCGGGTCGAAGTGGTGGGCCAGGACGGACGCGCCGGGCCGCTGCTGGAGCACATCCCGGACGCCTTCGAGTCCACGGGGGACCGTGCGGTACGCGCGCATGCGGCGCGCGAGGACGCCCTGTCCGCCCTGGCCGGGCACGTGGGCACCGCTGAGTACGCGAGGCTCCGGGAGCTTCACGCAAACCTCCAGTCGCCCGAGCCCGACGTGCGCCGCGCCGCGTACGACGCCCTGCCGGACGTGGTGCGCGCACTGCTCGCCTCGGCGCCGCCCCAGGAGCACGCGAAGGTGCGGGAGCAACTGCACGCCTACGTGGCCCACGCGGTGCGCGTGGAGCGCGCGGCCGTGGACCGCGCGGAGGGTGAGCGCCTGCGCATCGAGCGTGAGCAACTCCTCGCGGTGAGGGTGCCGGTGCCGGGCTCGGCGGCGGCGGGCGTGCGCGAGCGCCAGCGCATCTTCGAGAACGAGGACGCCCTGCAGCGCAAGCTGGCCGTGCTGGACCGCACCACGCTGTTGCAGGAGGCGCTCGCCACCGCGCCGCGCCGCCTGGCCACGCCGGAGGAGCTGCGCATCCTGGTCCGTGCCGAGCGCACCGAGGCCGCCTTCACCCGTGCCACGGAGGTGCAGGGCGCGCTCAACGACGGCGTGCTGGCGGAGGTGGACCCGGTGGCCTTCCTGGGCGAGGACCGCCGCCGCAAGGTGGAAGCGGAGACCGCCTGGGCGGACACTGCGCTGCGGGACTCGGGCGCGGGGCGCACGGTGGTGAGCATGGGCGTGGACTTCCCGCGGGTCGGCGGCGCGAGGCCGGTGGTGAGCCTGCGCACCGCGGGCATGGCCGAGGCGCTCGGCGACGCGCGCCTCCACGGCTTCCAGCCGAGCAGCGAGCTGCGCGTACTGGACGGAGAGCTCTCACTGGAGCCGCGCTGGGGCGTGCCCCGGCTGGTGGCCTCGGAGCTGACGCTGGTGGGCTACCGCACGCTGCTGCGCGAGCTGCCGCAGTTCCGCGAGTCCGCGTGGGATTCGCTGGGCTGGGGCGCGGAGGCCCGCGTGACGTCGGACCCGGCGCGCTCGCTGCCGCACCGGGCCTCGGTGCAGGCGGAGGCGCTCATGGTGCTGGACGAGAGCGCGCGCTTCTCGAGCTTCACGGCGGTGGGCGTGGGGGGAATGGCCACGATGCACTGGAGCCAGGACGTGCTGACTCCGGCGGCGGGGCCGCGCCTCTCGGTGGCGCACCGCACGGGGCTGCCCGGCTCGGGGGCCAATGCGGTGCGGTTGGAGGCGGCGTATGCCCCCACCTGGCGCGTGGGCGACGCGCACGTCACGCACGAGGCGGGGGCGTCACTCCAGGTGGAGTGGTGGCTGGGGCGAGCGGGGCCCTTCGGTGTGCTGCTCACTCCTCGCGCACGGGTCCGGTGGGAGGGGACGTCACGGTCTCCGTCGACCTGGCTGGACGGCTTTTCGGAACGGCGCCTGGCACTGGGCCTGGAGATGCGCTGA
- a CDS encoding dienelactone hydrolase family protein, with translation MAGQAKLTGTQGQELAGQLSEAPGGRSRGAVVLIHEWWGLNAHIRGIADRLASEGFTVFAADLYGGRVAKDATEAEQLMNALDWGRATAELRAATEALRQRAPGTKVAIMGFCMGGALTLLAAANDPGLDAAVPFYGIPPEQGADVSRIRASVLGHFAQHDDWCTPERVDSLEKKLKGANVPVEIHRYDADHAFFNDTRPEVYSRANAETAWKRTVDFLHAKLG, from the coding sequence ATGGCAGGACAGGCGAAGCTGACCGGCACGCAGGGCCAGGAGTTGGCGGGCCAGCTCAGCGAGGCCCCCGGTGGCAGGTCGCGCGGCGCGGTGGTGCTCATCCACGAGTGGTGGGGCCTCAACGCGCACATCCGCGGTATCGCGGACCGGCTGGCGAGCGAGGGCTTCACCGTCTTCGCCGCGGACCTCTATGGCGGCCGCGTGGCGAAGGACGCGACGGAGGCCGAGCAGTTGATGAACGCGCTGGACTGGGGCAGGGCCACCGCCGAGCTCCGCGCGGCCACCGAGGCGCTGCGCCAGCGCGCTCCGGGCACGAAGGTGGCCATCATGGGCTTCTGCATGGGCGGCGCGCTGACGTTGCTTGCCGCCGCGAATGACCCGGGGCTCGACGCGGCCGTGCCCTTCTACGGCATTCCGCCCGAGCAGGGCGCGGACGTGTCCCGCATCCGCGCGTCCGTGCTCGGCCACTTCGCGCAGCATGACGACTGGTGCACGCCGGAGCGTGTGGATTCACTGGAGAAGAAGCTGAAGGGCGCCAACGTCCCGGTGGAAATCCACCGCTATGACGCCGACCACGCCTTCTTCAACGACACGCGCCCGGAGGTCTACTCACGAGCCAACGCCGAGACGGCGTGGAAGCGCACCGTGGACTTCCTCCACGCGAAGCTCGGCTGA
- a CDS encoding PilZ domain-containing protein has protein sequence MPLPRNLPRFAHRLTVRLRGMLPVYTHDVSEGGFCADMLQPLKPGTPIEGSIAVGESELPFQGEVVWTRRAAGERVRGRYGVRFTHVTEEFRRRLQEYRKMQGKRLVRWFT, from the coding sequence ATGCCCCTGCCACGCAATCTCCCCCGATTCGCGCACCGGCTCACCGTCCGGCTGCGCGGGATGTTGCCTGTCTACACGCATGACGTGTCCGAGGGCGGCTTCTGCGCGGACATGCTCCAGCCGCTGAAGCCGGGCACGCCCATCGAAGGCTCCATCGCCGTGGGCGAGTCGGAGCTGCCCTTCCAGGGTGAAGTGGTGTGGACGCGGCGCGCGGCGGGAGAGCGCGTGCGGGGGCGCTACGGCGTGCGCTTCACGCACGTCACCGAGGAGTTCCGCCGCCGCCTGCAGGAGTACCGGAAGATGCAGGGCAAGCGGCTCGTGCGCTGGTTCACCTGA
- a CDS encoding GreA/GreB family elongation factor, translating into MSKAFTKEDAGGDEGLLPARPRPASGEKRYITPEGYRALQEELLAVQGPDTGAAGLTPLELGTRRKERERRARELAAVLEEVRVVAPDGAQEGRVFFGAWVELEDEDGSRVRYRVVGPDEADVKAGRLSVESPLTRALLGKEVGESVVVERPRGAVEYTVTRVDYVT; encoded by the coding sequence ATGTCGAAGGCATTCACCAAGGAGGACGCGGGCGGGGACGAGGGGCTCCTGCCCGCGCGGCCGCGCCCGGCGTCGGGGGAGAAGCGCTACATCACTCCGGAGGGCTACCGGGCCCTACAGGAGGAGTTGCTCGCCGTGCAGGGGCCGGACACCGGGGCGGCGGGGCTGACGCCGCTGGAACTGGGCACGCGGCGCAAGGAGCGCGAGCGGCGCGCGCGGGAGCTGGCGGCGGTGCTGGAGGAGGTGCGCGTCGTGGCGCCGGACGGGGCGCAGGAGGGCCGCGTCTTCTTCGGCGCGTGGGTGGAATTGGAGGACGAGGACGGAAGCCGCGTGCGCTACCGCGTCGTCGGGCCGGACGAGGCGGACGTGAAGGCGGGGCGGCTGAGCGTGGAGTCGCCGCTGACGCGCGCGCTCCTGGGCAAGGAGGTGGGCGAGTCCGTGGTCGTGGAGCGGCCGCGCGGCGCGGTGGAGTACACGGTGACGCGGGTGGACTACGTGACGTGA